One Meles meles chromosome 13, mMelMel3.1 paternal haplotype, whole genome shotgun sequence DNA segment encodes these proteins:
- the ZNF503 gene encoding zinc finger protein 503 → MSTAPSLSALRSSKHSGGGGGSSSSADPAWTSALSGNSSGPGQGSSPAGSTKPFVHAVPPSDPLRQANRLPIKVLKMLTARTGHILHPEYLQPLPSTPVSPIELDAKKSPLALLAQTCSQIGKPDPSPSSKLSSVASNGGGAGGAGSGTGGDKDGKSGPLKLSDIGVEDKSSFKPYSKPGSDKKEPGGGGGGGGGGGGGGGGVSAEKSGFRVPSATCQPFTPRTGSPSSSASACSPGGMLPSAGGGPEGKDDKKDPDVGGGGGSSKGSGGTSAEGGPTGLAHGRISCGGGINVDVNQHPDGGPGGKALGSDCGGSSGSSSGSGPSAPTSSSVLGSGLVAPVSPYKPGQTVFPLPPAGMTYPGSLAGAYAGYPPQFLPHGVALDPTKPGSLVGAQLAAAAAGSLGCSKPAGSSPLAGASPPSVMTASLCRDPYCLSYHCASHLAGAAAASASCAHDPAAAAAALKSGYPLVYPTHPLHGVHSSLTAAAAAGATPPSLAGHPLYPYGFMLPNDPLPHICNWVSANGPCDKRFATSEELLSHLRTHTAFPGTDKLLSGYPSSSSLASAAAAAMACHMHIPTSGAPGSPGTLALRSPHHALGLSSRYHPYSKSPLPTPGAPVPVPAATGPYYSPYALYGQRLTTASALGYQ, encoded by the exons ATGAGCACAGCGCCCTCGCTTTCTGCCCTAAGAAGCAGTAAGcacagcggcggcggcggcggcagcagcagcagtgcgGACCCTGCCTGGACCAGCGCGCTCTCTGGAAATAGCTCCGGCCCCGGCCAAGGCTCGTCCCCGGCCGGCAGCACCAAGCCTTTTGTGCACGCTGTGcccccctctgaccctctccgCCAGGCTAACCGCCTGCCCATCAAGGTGCTGAAGATGCTGACGGCACGGACTGGCCACATTTTGCACCCCGAGTACCTGCAGCCCCTGCCTTCTACTCCCGTCAGCCCCATCGAG CTTGATGCCAAGAAGAGCCCGCTGGCGCTGTTGGCGCAAACATGCTCACAGATCGGGAAGCCCGACCCCTCGCCCTCTTCCAAACTCTCCTCTGTCGCCTCCAATGGGGGCGGCGCGGGCGGTGCCGGCAGCGGCACCGGGGGCGACAAGGACGGAAAGTCTGGCCCCCTCAAGCTGAGCGACATCGGCGTGGAGGACAAGTCGAGTTTCAAGCCGTACTCCAAACCCGGCTCGGATAAGAAGGAgccgggaggcggcggcggcggaggcggtggtggtgggggcggcggcgggggggttTCAGCAGAGAAGTCCGGATTCCGGGTACCGAGCGCCACCTGCCAGCCATTCACGCCCAGGACAGGCAGCCCAAGTTCCAGCGCCTCGGCCTGCTCTCCAGGAGGCATGCTGCCTTCGGCCGGGGGTGGCCCAGAGGGCAAGGACGACAAGAAGGATCCCGACGTGGGCGGAGGCGGTGGCAGCAGCAAGGGTTCCGGGGGCACCTCGGCCGAAGGGGGACCCACGGGGTTGGCGCACGGCCGGATTAGCTGCGGCGGAGGGATTAATGTGGACGTTAACCAGCACCCAGATGGGGGCCCCGGGGGCAAAGCTCTAGGCTCAGACTGCGGCGGCTCATCCGGCTCCAGCTCCGGTTCGGGCCCCAGCGCGCCCACCTCCTCCTCGGTACTGGGCTCTGGGCTGGTGGCCCCGGTATCGCCCTACAAGCCGGGCCAGACAGTGTTCCCTCTGCCTCCGGCGGGCATGACctacccaggcagcctggctgggGCCTACGCTGGCTACCCGCCCCAATTCCTGCCACACGGCGTGGCACTTGACCCCACCAAGCCGGGCAGCCTGGTGGGGGCGCAActggcggcggccgcggcgggcTCTCTGGGCTGCAGTAAACCGGCCGGCTCCAGCCCCTTGGCCGGGGCGTCGCCGCCATCCGTGATGACAGCCAGCTTGTGCCGGGACCCGTACTGCCTCAGCTACCACTGCGCCAGCCACCTGGCAGGGGCGGCGGCAGCCAGCGCTTCGTGCGCTCACGATCCGGCCGCGGCGGCCGCGGCGCTCAAGTCAGGATACCCGCTGGTGTACCCCACGCACCCGCTGCACGGCGTACACTCATCGCTAACAGCTGCCGCCGCTGCCGGCGCCACACCGCCCTCCCTGGCCGGCCACCCCCTCTACCCCTACGGTTTCATGCTCCCTAACGACCCGCTCCCCCACATCTGCAACTGGGTGTCGGCCAACGGGCCCTGCGACAAGCGCTTCGCCACGTCCGAAGAGCTGCTGAGCCACTTGCGGACCCATACGGCCTTCCCCGGGACAGACAAACTGCTGTCGGGCTACCCCAGCTCATCGTCCCTGGCCAGCGCCGCAGCGGCCGCCATGGCTTGCCACATGCACATCCCCACGTCGGGCGCTCCGGGCAGTCCCGGGACGCTGGCGCTGCGCAGCCCCCACCACGCGCTGGGACTCAGCAGCCGCTACCACCCCTACTCCAAGAGCCCGCTCCCCACACCCGGCGCTCCTGTGCCTGTGCCCGCCGCCACCGGACCCTACTACTCCCCCTACGCCCTCTACGGACAGAGACTGACCACGGCCTCGGCGCTGGGGTATCAGTGA